The region TTATAGTGCGGCGCATTCGCTCATATGGAGGGCGCTAGGGGAGACACTGGGATGATCATGCTGCTGCCGTTTCTGCTCGGCACGCTGGCGATCTGGCTTGGATTGCGCGGGCGCCGGGGCGGAAGTTTCGCCTTCTGGATACTGACCTTGATCATCTTCGCCACCACCGTGGCGGCCCAATGGCATCTCGCGCCACTTACTGGCTTGCGGCTTTGATCATGATCCTCGCGCCGCATGTCCAGCCTTCCCCCGATGACCTCAGCCGCCTGAAAAACGCCGCGCCATGATGAACTTTGCCATGCGCCCGCCGCGGCCCGCTTCGATTACCTTCAACGCACTGGCCCTGCTGGCCATCTGCGCGGTTCTCTGCACCACGCTCGTGTGGGAGTTCGGCCACGGCTATGCGCCGGATGCCGCCGCTCAACTGCAACGCCTGGCGTATCTGATGGCCGGCGCCGGCCTGCTGCTGAATCTGCGTTTCGGCCCGTCGCCGGCCCATTACGCCATGACCCTGGCCGCCGCGCTGATCGGCATCGCCGCCGCCGGCTTGCAGGTGCTGCCGCGCCTGGTCGGCAGCGCGACCGAGGCTGCTACCGCCGGCGCGCCTGCCATGGCGACTGGGAGCCCCGCGACCTTGCTGGGTATGCAGCCCGCCACCTGGTCCCTGGCCGGCTTCGCGGTCCTGCTGGTCTATTGCACGTTCATGCTGATGCTCGACCGCCGCGCCACCGACAACAGCATGCCGCGCCGCGTCGGCATGTTCACGGCCTTGTCCATGTGGCTGTTCTTCTTCGCGGCCCTGGGCACGACGGTGGCCACCGGCCTGCAATGCGGCGTGTCCACCTGCCCGGCGCCGGGCCAGGGCTATGCCTGGCTGCCGGCCGAATGGCAGCCCACGCCGGCCTTGGCCGATGTTCAGGCCGAACCGCTACCGGCGGCCGCAACCACGGCCGATAAGCCGCGCTAGGGCCTGGGCGCCGCCCCGAAAAGGCAGCAATCCGGCCCCAGGAAAGCGGGCTGCGGCCCTCCGCCCGCTCCCCGGTTAAAATGCCAGGTTTTATACGACTGCGCTCCGGCTTATGACTGCCTCTACGACCATCTCGTCCCCGACCGCGCCGCGCGTCGGCGTCATCATGGGCTCTTCCAGCGACTGGGAGGTCATGAAGCATGCCGTCGCCATGCTGGAGGATTTCGGCGTGCCCTGCGAGACGCTGGTGATCTCCGCCCACCGCATGCCGCAAGACATGGCCGAGTACGGCGCCCAGGCCCGCACGCGCGGCTTGCGCGCCATCATCGCCGGCGCCGGCGGTGCCGCGCACCTGCCGGGCATGATGGCCGCGCTGACCGAAGTGCCGGTCTTCGGCGTGCCCGTCCCGTCCAAATACCTGCGTGGCGAAGACTCGCTGCTGTCCATCGTGCAGATGCCCAAGGGCGTGCCCGTCGCCACCTTCGCCATCGGCGAGGCCGGCGCCGCCAATGCCGCGCTGCATGCCATCGCCAACCTGGCGACCACCGACGATGCCTTGCATGCCAAGCTGGTCGCGTTCCGCGCGCGCCAGACCGAAGTGGCACGCAATATGAAGGTGCCGCCCGAGGGAGCATCGGCATGAGCCGTCCACAAAGCAGCAACGCCGACATGACCACCACCGCGGCCCCCTTCAAGACCATCGCCCCGGGCGAATGGCTGGGCCTGCTGGGCGGCGGCCAATTGGGCCGCATGTTCTGCCATGCCGCCCAAAGCCTGGGCTATAAGGTGGCGGTGCTGGACCCCGCCGTCGACGGCCCCGCCGCCATGGTGGCCGACAAGCACATCCACGCCGCCTACGACGACGAAAAAGGCCTGGCCGAACTGGCCAGCCTGTGCCGTGCCGTCACCACCGAATTCGAAAACGTGCCGGCCCAGAGCCTGCGCAGCCTGGCCGCGCATTGCCGCGTCAGCCCGGCCGCCGACGCCGTGGCCGTGGTGCAGGACCGCATCGCCGAGAAATCCTTCATCGCCCAGCAAGGCATCGCCGTGGCACCGCACGCGGCCATCCGCGCGCGCGCCGACCTGGAGCAGGCCGACGAGGCGCTGTTTCCCGGCATCCTCAAGGTGGCCCGCCTGGGTTACGACGGCAAGGGCCAGGCCCGTGTCGCCACCCGTGAAGAAGCCCTGGCCGCCTTCGGTGACTTCGGCGGCGTGGCCTGCGTGCTGGAAGCCCTGTTGGCGCTGGACC is a window of Bordetella sp. N DNA encoding:
- a CDS encoding DUF5993 family protein is translated as MIMLLPFLLGTLAIWLGLRGRRGGSFAFWILTLIIFATTVAAQWHLAPLTGLRL
- the purE gene encoding 5-(carboxyamino)imidazole ribonucleotide mutase translates to MTASTTISSPTAPRVGVIMGSSSDWEVMKHAVAMLEDFGVPCETLVISAHRMPQDMAEYGAQARTRGLRAIIAGAGGAAHLPGMMAALTEVPVFGVPVPSKYLRGEDSLLSIVQMPKGVPVATFAIGEAGAANAALHAIANLATTDDALHAKLVAFRARQTEVARNMKVPPEGASA